One window of Botrimarina mediterranea genomic DNA carries:
- a CDS encoding GEVED domain-containing protein, with protein MRKAPRRRDLERLEGREMMTATPGTNEYFANQWYLFANGQLTEFDPTSPTFQQTVAVAGEDINVLKAWAQGVTGAGVQIAVIDGGFDLSHEDLAAAYVLSGLTTNLDLLDGDGSPAFNDISDFLGTALAGIIAAQDNETGIVGIAHGADLFPIRLVAGLGAEDQATIDAINAAFRFQSGFIQDGNGDGIPDSLLGGALVGVDLNGDGNIDGFTQDPSLVTDVFLHTGRWNINPNSPRVALDLPTELSELTGTEISILEAIIDTARNGRATWIDTNGDGQMTPDEIQALGSIHVVPAGNDGGRINATPPFEVQGDVASSQYDRLANSIYTIAVGAVDYNGQYENPQTGVISWYSEGGSNVLLVAPSGNFRQDISTNPNLNSGIVTTDITGEGGANVGPLFNFEYDGDYFSNTNYTSGASGTEAAAAQVAAVVGLMLEANPNLSYRDVQQILMMSARQNDQFNESWIVNQMQGFLGDFEVELPQYAQYALDTDGDGEEDIEAAILPNSEYNPLTQDYVLERGFFLPGNENASIDLGVPFVYAPLPAIDEITGEPAVFFGPNGEPLLDEFGYTIPRFADNDGDLLGLAIVNPTTGEAYEVVLNVDPADPEGPTSNLYPVDENGDPIDITDPQQLLGLRVLVPIEPDGSAEGVTEQTFVELNAFEAIPGDPDNVRFAIRIDPATGLPTDAPPTEPPDTRPILALEDVAVRPIVIKTERFVLPPEPPEPEEGEEEDPQLPAYEQVVIGLLYDPNGNLFRPQAQALDDENRLAVDEEFGFRILQFAPAFNPLNGLNLAPSEVQIVGSNTQAPNPIVLFQPGLIGDGARAGLGGLVNPIVSPGLITQLQFENGAGYTVSQGYGYNLEDLSYGHGVLDAGLAVEMAKAWDTYDLYADESVTITTGILRGTGTLRVQPAVNITLPNGAVIQTVTGGIAPTANINAGYYQEFFRTIGTEEITDADDNVVGEVITEAPFFNLDDPINSNRGVTEIPFNFDPSLFEDYVSVEWLELTTNIAVGDVDHLRMALRAPDGTVTELNAFRPPAGPALAPQDPQGQQGRFTPAEEALKGFEGGTDLNAAGDFINDSVPNQIAGVDSPDAIGNGVGWTWTTNRHWGELFSSQAQSIEAPPNGGVSPTDGWTLILENHGFGEVTLGGNLEIVVHGTKATGNRIQGKVGVDDNKQGIQGTNNDENFNFNRYIEFGVFEVEYIDGAGNLQTRTQTFILDDPNDSVTYTNPNAPEDGRFSLDGIYKTVAPDTGEELYYPVINKNTYLGSRTTDDTVLNELFEPLQNFFRLTEGDPDLFVLGAINESSVDYFTGDSAAIRNATALGFYGEVPNTDLANPLVYRNFDYGQENFAAGVLVQATQYVTTFDLDGNVVSSREATGEVQNFYTGADGNYYFDVDATPAPPVKPLEADFDTPEEFQFALNVWQAVYDTWFVTYGGITYDYDISIGGEDTERIITNGGEGYFNTPDASSHGSTVAFGSSNTYTVQMFSSENRNFGETSKVTNVNFLLEIDPALTNVPVSGTVFRDRNGDGTQQPGIDESAAGVTVFYDANENGTFDPEELSAVTDATGNYSFVISGLLSPESVSIGIVDSTIPAGLVAQDPVSGFQSLNVAPGQAVDVDFTLRLGIGEPAIAVGSVFEDANQNGVRDAGEGAFTDSVQVDGQDVFISAYVDLNGNGAYDPSEPSATVRPDGTFLIETSATGDYMIRLALPSSQLIQTAPASGAGIAVTLVAGQQSTLSSQFGVYDGRIFDFGDLYVDGNSNYPTLLSDNGARHVVIPGVRLGMANDVDSDGFQSAVRNPAIDGLGDDFNGVDDEDGVRLVTATVLPNSTIQFDIMAFGAGGVLNAWFDFNNDGDWDDAGEKIFNNVEDMQVLDPLNPQFRRFTVQTPADVDTSATFYAARFRWGSAGLGYSGVANSGEVEDYLFAATAPIVISGAVRNDLDGDGVFESSDAAVPGVRVFFDRDLDGVLDADEPRAITNASGGYRLEINSTSSVNVTLRLDTSTVPTGLGPLVPIGGIFNQTIAPSTPVTSNFLVGAPQGLSGMVFDDLDNDGVRDGNEGGLANVVVEVLRDADNNGSFETIVQTTTTDAQGAYTVPLTSVGQYQVRINLGSQQFVSQTSPAGGVGRNVTVISGEFATVGNFGVHDAVPTFTFDYGDLIVEGELNYPTRLSDNGARHTIVAGSRLGAIGPDADPGSLESFNAQADDTLFSPDDEDGVVMASDIVAGSDVLIDVTATGSANDRLHAWIDFNNDGDWDDIGERITPVLGQALTSGSTTRLVVSTTMVDGVPTEIEIDPTATSYAARFRWGQGITGYTGLASTGEVEDYRLSRVLGDTIGFQDGDYNGDGVVSLADRDTWRSTYGSTSNLGADGNGDGVVNAADYSVWRDAFDGVGQASPALIVAPPADPDEYVYLGNSQSGAPALVTMPIVEDVLAPAMFDADAFAPMFLASPQVTSILDESLAVEEEAADDGDAIDAALLQWALGSAADDEATPTEYSFEEAEQEEAEEFEEAFATAFAF; from the coding sequence GTGCGGAAGGCCCCGCGTCGCCGCGACCTGGAAAGGCTCGAAGGCCGCGAGATGATGACGGCGACGCCGGGGACGAATGAGTACTTCGCTAACCAGTGGTACTTGTTCGCCAATGGTCAGCTGACTGAGTTCGATCCGACATCGCCGACGTTCCAGCAGACGGTTGCGGTCGCCGGTGAGGATATCAATGTCTTGAAGGCCTGGGCCCAAGGCGTCACCGGCGCCGGCGTTCAGATCGCGGTCATCGATGGCGGCTTCGACCTGAGTCACGAGGACCTCGCAGCGGCCTACGTGCTTTCGGGTCTGACCACCAATCTCGACCTGCTGGACGGCGACGGGTCACCCGCGTTCAACGATATTTCGGACTTCCTCGGCACTGCTTTGGCAGGCATCATCGCCGCGCAGGACAACGAGACCGGTATCGTCGGCATTGCGCACGGCGCCGACCTGTTCCCGATCCGTCTGGTGGCCGGATTGGGCGCCGAGGACCAGGCGACGATTGACGCGATCAACGCCGCCTTCCGCTTCCAGTCTGGGTTCATCCAGGATGGCAACGGCGACGGCATCCCCGACTCGCTCCTCGGTGGCGCCCTGGTCGGCGTCGATTTGAACGGAGACGGGAACATCGACGGCTTTACGCAAGACCCGTCGCTCGTTACCGACGTGTTTCTGCACACCGGTCGTTGGAACATTAATCCTAACTCGCCGCGGGTCGCTCTTGACCTGCCGACCGAACTTTCGGAGTTGACCGGGACGGAGATCTCGATCCTCGAAGCGATCATCGATACGGCTCGGAATGGACGAGCGACCTGGATCGACACCAACGGTGACGGCCAGATGACGCCGGACGAGATCCAGGCGCTGGGTAGCATCCACGTCGTTCCGGCTGGCAACGATGGCGGACGTATCAACGCGACCCCCCCCTTCGAGGTCCAGGGCGATGTCGCCAGCAGCCAGTACGACCGGCTCGCCAATAGCATCTACACGATCGCTGTTGGCGCGGTTGACTACAACGGCCAGTACGAGAACCCTCAAACCGGCGTTATCAGCTGGTACAGCGAGGGTGGCTCGAACGTGCTGCTGGTGGCGCCGTCGGGCAATTTCCGCCAGGACATCTCGACCAACCCGAATCTCAATTCGGGCATCGTCACGACCGACATCACCGGCGAGGGGGGCGCGAACGTCGGCCCGCTGTTTAACTTCGAGTACGACGGCGACTACTTCAGCAACACCAACTACACGTCGGGCGCTAGCGGCACCGAGGCGGCTGCGGCTCAGGTGGCGGCGGTTGTGGGGCTGATGCTCGAGGCGAACCCGAACCTCTCTTACCGAGACGTTCAGCAGATCTTGATGATGTCGGCCCGGCAGAACGATCAGTTCAACGAGAGCTGGATCGTCAATCAGATGCAGGGTTTCTTAGGCGACTTCGAGGTCGAGCTTCCCCAGTACGCGCAATATGCCCTCGACACCGACGGTGACGGCGAAGAGGACATCGAAGCCGCCATTCTCCCCAACAGCGAGTACAACCCACTGACTCAGGACTACGTCCTCGAACGGGGGTTCTTCCTGCCAGGCAATGAGAACGCATCGATCGATCTTGGCGTGCCGTTTGTATACGCCCCCCTCCCGGCTATCGACGAAATCACCGGCGAGCCGGCCGTTTTCTTCGGCCCGAACGGCGAGCCGCTGCTCGATGAATTCGGTTACACTATCCCGCGCTTCGCGGACAACGATGGCGATCTGCTCGGGCTCGCGATCGTCAACCCGACGACCGGAGAAGCGTACGAAGTCGTTCTCAACGTTGACCCGGCCGATCCCGAAGGTCCGACCTCAAATCTATACCCGGTCGATGAGAACGGCGACCCAATCGACATCACAGACCCTCAGCAGCTTCTCGGACTGAGGGTTCTGGTACCTATTGAACCGGATGGCTCCGCTGAAGGCGTTACAGAGCAAACCTTTGTCGAACTGAACGCCTTCGAAGCGATTCCTGGTGATCCTGACAATGTCCGGTTTGCGATCCGGATCGACCCCGCTACGGGATTGCCGACCGACGCGCCCCCGACCGAACCGCCTGACACGAGGCCCATCCTGGCGCTGGAAGACGTCGCGGTCCGTCCCATTGTTATCAAGACCGAGCGCTTTGTGCTCCCACCAGAGCCGCCGGAGCCGGAAGAGGGTGAAGAAGAAGATCCGCAGCTTCCCGCGTACGAACAGGTGGTGATCGGCCTGCTCTACGACCCGAACGGCAACTTGTTCCGGCCCCAGGCCCAGGCTCTGGACGATGAGAATCGGCTCGCCGTAGATGAAGAATTCGGCTTCCGGATTCTTCAATTCGCCCCGGCCTTCAATCCGCTCAACGGGCTGAATCTGGCGCCGTCGGAGGTGCAGATCGTCGGCTCGAACACGCAGGCGCCCAATCCGATCGTACTTTTCCAGCCGGGCCTTATCGGCGACGGCGCCCGCGCCGGCCTCGGCGGTCTGGTGAATCCGATCGTCAGCCCAGGATTGATTACCCAGCTGCAGTTCGAGAATGGGGCTGGTTACACGGTCAGTCAGGGTTACGGCTACAACCTAGAAGACCTCTCGTACGGACACGGCGTCCTCGATGCCGGTCTCGCCGTCGAGATGGCGAAGGCTTGGGACACCTACGACCTCTATGCGGACGAATCGGTCACCATCACGACCGGTATCCTCCGGGGCACAGGGACCCTTCGCGTCCAACCCGCCGTCAACATCACTCTGCCCAACGGCGCCGTCATCCAGACGGTAACCGGCGGCATCGCTCCGACTGCGAATATTAACGCCGGGTATTATCAAGAGTTCTTCCGGACGATCGGAACCGAGGAGATCACCGACGCTGATGACAACGTCGTCGGTGAAGTCATCACCGAGGCGCCCTTCTTCAATCTCGACGACCCGATCAACAGCAACCGCGGCGTCACAGAGATTCCCTTCAACTTTGATCCGTCGCTTTTCGAGGATTACGTATCGGTCGAGTGGCTTGAACTCACGACCAACATCGCGGTGGGCGACGTCGATCACCTTCGAATGGCGCTCCGCGCCCCTGACGGCACGGTGACCGAGCTCAACGCGTTCCGTCCCCCCGCCGGTCCGGCGCTCGCTCCGCAAGACCCGCAGGGTCAGCAGGGCCGCTTCACGCCTGCGGAAGAAGCGCTCAAGGGATTCGAGGGAGGGACCGACCTTAACGCCGCCGGCGACTTCATCAACGACTCGGTTCCCAACCAGATCGCCGGCGTCGATAGCCCGGACGCGATCGGCAACGGCGTCGGCTGGACTTGGACCACCAACCGTCACTGGGGTGAGCTCTTCAGCTCGCAGGCCCAGTCCATCGAGGCCCCGCCGAACGGTGGCGTGTCACCTACCGACGGTTGGACGCTCATCCTCGAGAATCACGGCTTCGGCGAGGTCACGCTCGGCGGAAACCTCGAGATCGTCGTCCACGGCACCAAGGCCACCGGAAACCGCATCCAGGGTAAGGTCGGCGTCGACGACAACAAGCAAGGGATTCAAGGGACCAACAACGACGAGAACTTCAACTTCAACCGCTACATCGAGTTCGGCGTCTTCGAAGTTGAGTACATCGACGGCGCGGGCAATCTCCAGACTCGTACCCAGACCTTCATCCTCGACGACCCGAACGATTCGGTTACCTACACGAATCCGAACGCACCGGAAGACGGTCGCTTCAGCCTCGACGGGATCTATAAGACTGTCGCGCCTGACACGGGTGAAGAGCTGTACTACCCCGTCATCAACAAGAATACATACCTCGGTAGCCGCACGACCGACGACACCGTGCTAAACGAGTTGTTCGAGCCGCTGCAGAACTTCTTCCGATTGACGGAAGGAGACCCGGACCTCTTCGTCCTAGGGGCGATCAACGAGTCGTCCGTCGATTACTTCACGGGCGACTCCGCAGCGATCCGTAACGCCACCGCTCTAGGCTTCTACGGCGAGGTTCCCAACACCGACCTGGCTAACCCGCTGGTCTACCGCAACTTCGACTACGGCCAGGAGAACTTCGCCGCGGGCGTGCTGGTCCAGGCGACCCAGTACGTCACTACGTTCGATCTCGACGGCAACGTTGTCAGCTCGCGGGAGGCGACTGGCGAGGTGCAAAACTTCTACACCGGCGCCGACGGTAACTACTACTTCGACGTCGATGCTACGCCGGCCCCGCCGGTGAAGCCTCTCGAGGCGGACTTTGACACCCCCGAGGAGTTCCAGTTCGCCCTCAATGTCTGGCAAGCGGTCTACGACACTTGGTTCGTCACGTACGGCGGCATCACGTACGACTACGACATTTCGATTGGCGGTGAAGACACCGAACGGATCATCACCAACGGCGGCGAGGGCTACTTCAACACGCCCGACGCGTCTTCCCACGGAAGCACCGTTGCCTTTGGCTCGAGCAACACCTACACGGTGCAGATGTTCTCTTCGGAGAACCGGAATTTCGGCGAGACCTCCAAGGTCACCAACGTCAACTTCCTGCTCGAGATCGACCCGGCATTGACCAACGTGCCTGTCTCGGGAACGGTCTTCCGTGACCGCAATGGCGACGGCACGCAGCAGCCCGGCATCGACGAGTCCGCCGCCGGCGTCACGGTCTTCTACGACGCCAACGAGAACGGGACCTTCGACCCCGAAGAGCTCTCCGCCGTCACCGACGCGACCGGCAATTATTCGTTCGTCATTTCGGGTCTGCTTTCGCCCGAATCGGTGTCGATAGGCATCGTCGACTCGACCATCCCCGCCGGCCTCGTGGCCCAGGATCCGGTCAGCGGGTTCCAGTCGCTTAACGTCGCGCCAGGGCAAGCGGTCGATGTCGACTTTACGCTCCGCTTGGGAATCGGCGAGCCCGCCATCGCGGTCGGCTCGGTCTTCGAAGACGCCAACCAGAACGGCGTCCGCGACGCCGGCGAGGGCGCCTTCACCGACTCAGTACAGGTCGATGGCCAAGACGTCTTCATCTCGGCCTACGTCGACCTGAACGGCAACGGCGCCTACGACCCGAGCGAGCCCTCCGCGACCGTGCGTCCCGACGGCACGTTCCTAATCGAGACCAGCGCCACCGGCGACTACATGATTCGCCTCGCGCTGCCGTCGTCGCAGCTAATCCAGACGGCGCCGGCAAGTGGCGCCGGCATCGCCGTCACGTTGGTCGCCGGTCAGCAATCGACCCTGTCGAGTCAGTTCGGCGTCTACGACGGCCGGATCTTTGACTTCGGCGACCTCTACGTTGACGGCAACAGTAACTACCCAACGCTGCTCTCCGACAACGGCGCCCGCCACGTCGTGATCCCGGGCGTCCGCCTCGGCATGGCCAACGACGTCGATAGCGACGGCTTCCAGAGCGCGGTCCGCAACCCGGCCATCGACGGCCTGGGCGACGACTTCAACGGTGTCGATGATGAAGACGGCGTCCGGCTGGTCACCGCTACGGTCCTGCCGAACAGCACGATCCAGTTCGACATCATGGCGTTCGGCGCCGGCGGCGTCCTCAACGCATGGTTCGACTTCAACAACGACGGCGATTGGGACGACGCGGGCGAGAAGATCTTCAACAACGTTGAAGATATGCAGGTGCTCGACCCGCTGAACCCGCAGTTCCGCCGGTTCACGGTGCAAACGCCGGCGGACGTCGATACCTCGGCGACCTTCTATGCGGCTCGATTCCGCTGGGGTTCGGCCGGATTGGGTTACTCCGGCGTCGCCAACTCGGGCGAGGTTGAGGACTACCTGTTCGCAGCCACCGCCCCGATTGTGATCTCGGGCGCTGTCCGGAATGACCTCGACGGCGATGGCGTCTTCGAGTCGAGCGACGCGGCGGTTCCCGGCGTGCGGGTCTTCTTCGACCGTGACCTCGACGGCGTCCTCGACGCCGACGAGCCTCGGGCGATCACCAACGCCAGCGGCGGCTACCGGCTGGAGATTAACAGCACCTCCTCGGTCAACGTCACGCTCCGTCTAGACACCTCGACCGTTCCGACCGGGCTTGGCCCGCTGGTGCCGATTGGAGGCATCTTCAACCAAACGATCGCACCGAGCACCCCGGTGACGTCGAACTTCCTCGTCGGCGCGCCGCAGGGCCTGTCGGGCATGGTCTTCGACGACCTCGACAACGATGGCGTCCGCGACGGCAACGAGGGCGGCTTGGCCAACGTCGTCGTGGAAGTGCTCCGCGACGCCGACAACAACGGCTCGTTCGAGACGATCGTCCAGACCACGACCACCGACGCGCAGGGCGCCTACACGGTGCCGCTGACTTCCGTCGGGCAGTATCAGGTTCGTATCAACCTGGGCTCGCAACAGTTCGTTTCGCAGACTTCGCCGGCAGGCGGCGTCGGTCGGAACGTCACCGTGATTAGCGGCGAGTTCGCGACCGTCGGTAACTTCGGCGTGCACGACGCGGTTCCGACCTTTACGTTCGATTACGGCGACCTGATCGTCGAGGGCGAACTGAACTACCCGACGCGACTCTCCGACAACGGCGCCCGTCACACGATCGTCGCTGGCTCTCGCCTCGGCGCGATCGGTCCGGACGCTGACCCGGGCTCACTCGAGTCGTTCAACGCCCAGGCGGACGACACCCTCTTCTCGCCGGACGACGAAGACGGCGTGGTGATGGCGAGCGACATCGTCGCCGGCTCCGACGTGCTCATCGACGTCACCGCTACGGGCAGCGCCAACGACCGCCTGCACGCCTGGATCGACTTCAACAACGACGGCGACTGGGACGACATCGGCGAGCGGATCACGCCCGTCCTGGGCCAGGCACTGACGTCGGGATCGACGACTCGCTTGGTGGTCTCCACCACCATGGTGGACGGCGTTCCCACCGAGATCGAGATCGACCCGACCGCGACCAGCTACGCGGCCCGCTTCCGCTGGGGCCAGGGAATCACCGGCTACACCGGCTTGGCGAGCACCGGTGAGGTGGAGGATTACCGCCTGTCGCGGGTCCTTGGTGATACCATCGGCTTCCAGGATGGCGACTACAACGGTGACGGGGTCGTGTCGCTCGCCGACCGGGACACATGGCGTTCGACCTACGGCTCGACGTCCAACCTCGGCGCCGACGGGAATGGCGACGGCGTCGTCAACGCGGCCGATTACTCAGTCTGGCGTGACGCCTTCGATGGCGTGGGTCAGGCGTCGCCCGCCCTGATCGTGGCGCCCCCGGCCGATCCCGATGAGTACGTCTACCTCGGCAACTCCCAGAGCGGCGCGCCGGCCCTAGTGACGATGCCCATCGTCGAAGACGTCCTCGCGCCGGCAATGTTCGACGCCGACGCCTTCGCCCCGATGTTCCTCGCCAGCCCGCAGGTCACGTCGATCCTCGACGAGTCTCTGGCGGTCGAGGAGGAGGCGGCCGATGATGGCGACGCCATCGACGCCGCCCTGCTGCAATGGGCACTCGGGTCGGCCGCCGACGACGAGGCGACTCCGACCGAGTACTCGTTCGAAGAGGCCGAGCAGGAAGAGGCCGAGGAGTTCGAGGAAGCTTTCGCCACGGCGTTCGCCTTCTGA
- a CDS encoding STAS domain-containing protein produces the protein MSTPQRIALAQSGDVTVVTFNDSKIIDDLSIQELGQELANLVEKEDRQKIVLNFGAVEFLSSAALGKLISFEKKVRAKKVKLILTNIRPEIYEVFAITKLTKLFTIKDDEADALAVL, from the coding sequence ATGAGCACGCCCCAACGGATCGCCCTCGCCCAGTCCGGCGACGTCACCGTCGTGACCTTCAACGACTCGAAGATTATCGACGACCTGTCGATCCAGGAACTTGGCCAAGAGCTGGCCAATCTGGTGGAGAAGGAAGACCGCCAGAAGATCGTCCTGAACTTCGGCGCCGTCGAGTTCCTCTCCAGCGCAGCCCTGGGCAAGCTGATCAGCTTCGAGAAGAAGGTGCGGGCCAAGAAGGTGAAGCTGATCCTCACCAACATCCGTCCGGAGATCTACGAGGTCTTCGCGATCACCAAGCTGACGAAGCTGTTCACGATCAAGGACGACGAGGCCGACGCCCTGGCGGTGCTCTGA
- a CDS encoding ATP-binding protein → MTAQWDWTGEMTIPSKLGAHLPFLEEVLAQAEALGWTGRDSFGVQMTLEETLTNAIRHGNHNDESKQVHAACKLSGDRFWLSVEDEGEGFCPDDVADCTADENLECFGGRGMALIDAYMEKVEFNDRGNRITVATRRGYRPPIDDE, encoded by the coding sequence GTGACCGCACAGTGGGACTGGACCGGCGAGATGACGATCCCGAGCAAGCTCGGCGCGCACCTGCCGTTTCTCGAAGAGGTGCTCGCCCAAGCCGAGGCCCTCGGGTGGACGGGCCGCGACTCGTTCGGCGTGCAGATGACGCTCGAAGAGACGCTCACCAACGCCATCCGCCACGGCAACCACAACGACGAGTCGAAGCAGGTCCACGCCGCCTGCAAGCTTAGTGGCGACCGCTTCTGGCTCAGCGTCGAAGACGAGGGCGAGGGCTTCTGCCCCGACGACGTCGCCGATTGCACGGCCGACGAGAACCTCGAGTGCTTCGGCGGCCGCGGCATGGCGTTGATCGACGCCTACATGGAGAAGGTCGAGTTCAACGATCGCGGCAACCGTATCACCGTCGCCACCCGCCGCGGCTACCGCCCGCCGATCGACGACGAATGA
- a CDS encoding rhodanese-like domain-containing protein produces MQSISALKLAEMKQTNQDFLLVNTLPSKHFDSTKIEGAVNIPQDQSDFAQRVEEEASGKSQQVVVYCASSSCDSSEKAAKKLEDAGFTQVIDFTDGAKGWQELQTMSKR; encoded by the coding sequence ATGCAGTCGATCTCAGCACTGAAACTCGCCGAAATGAAGCAGACCAACCAGGACTTCTTGCTGGTGAATACACTTCCCAGCAAGCATTTCGACTCGACCAAGATCGAAGGGGCGGTGAACATCCCCCAGGACCAGAGTGACTTCGCCCAACGTGTCGAAGAGGAGGCCAGCGGCAAATCGCAGCAGGTCGTTGTCTACTGCGCAAGCTCGTCGTGCGACTCCTCGGAGAAGGCTGCCAAGAAGCTCGAAGACGCCGGCTTCACGCAAGTCATTGACTTTACTGACGGCGCTAAGGGGTGGCAGGAGCTACAAACGATGAGCAAGCGCTGA
- a CDS encoding hybrid sensor histidine kinase/response regulator, with protein sequence MSNLKPAIGSQRVLLLLPTAKDAEITVRLFDENGFESHICHNLDELCEEVHLGAGAVVIAEERLLDDADGLVERMLREQAAWSDLPVIILTLPSEINLRALDGWHQSANVTLVRRPLQIALFLSVIRSRLSDRLRQYTVRDLVETLDKRGREFRQLADSMPQMVFAADRRGRLEYLNHRASAYLGVSLEEARRLQWTEAIHPDDADDAQAKWRRSIDGGVTFQCEVRVRDVRTNRYRWHLARALPIYDETGVIARWFGTGTDIHQQKLTEQKLSAALERAAAAGAAKSEFVANMSHEIRTPMTSILGYAELLEEKEQDPEKLQFLSIIRQNGAFLLEIINDILDLSKIEAGKLEITPERFELATFVHEIHSLMQVRAAESGVRFGVEFEGPVPETLRSDPKRLRQVLVNLVGNALKFTKDGAVRLVVSHRGNQVVFDVIDTGIGMTEEQVAQLFQPFHQADASVTRRFGGTGLGLAISHRLALMLGGEISVVSEAGAGSTFTLKLDAGPSPMRSAIPGPTDNGDQPSVRLKKACRLLVVDDRRDIRFLAGRILSGAGAEVEYAENGYEAVQLVESQLATQTQPDLVLLDMQMPTMDGYQAAAELRSMGYKKPIIALTADAMQGDMDRCLSSGCNAYLSKPIETEKMLRMINEHLSPNGNA encoded by the coding sequence ATGTCTAACCTGAAGCCCGCCATCGGGTCCCAACGCGTCCTGCTCCTTCTCCCCACGGCGAAGGACGCCGAGATCACCGTCCGTCTGTTTGACGAGAACGGCTTCGAATCGCACATCTGCCACAACCTCGATGAGTTGTGTGAAGAGGTCCATCTCGGCGCCGGAGCCGTCGTCATCGCCGAAGAACGGTTGCTCGACGACGCCGACGGGCTCGTTGAACGGATGCTGCGGGAGCAGGCGGCGTGGTCCGATTTGCCAGTGATCATCCTCACGCTCCCGAGCGAGATCAATCTGCGCGCGCTGGATGGGTGGCATCAGTCGGCCAACGTCACGCTGGTGAGACGCCCGCTGCAGATCGCATTGTTCCTCAGCGTCATCCGCTCGCGGCTCAGCGACCGCCTCCGGCAGTACACGGTGCGCGACCTTGTCGAGACGCTCGACAAGCGGGGGCGGGAGTTTCGGCAGCTCGCCGACTCGATGCCGCAAATGGTGTTCGCCGCCGACCGCCGCGGGAGGTTGGAATATCTAAATCACCGGGCTAGCGCTTACCTCGGCGTTAGCTTGGAAGAGGCCCGGCGCCTCCAGTGGACCGAAGCCATCCATCCCGATGACGCCGATGACGCCCAAGCAAAATGGCGGCGATCGATCGACGGCGGCGTCACGTTTCAATGCGAGGTCCGTGTGCGCGACGTCCGCACGAATCGGTACCGCTGGCACTTGGCCCGTGCGTTACCGATCTATGACGAGACCGGCGTGATCGCTCGCTGGTTCGGGACGGGCACCGATATCCACCAACAGAAGCTCACCGAGCAGAAACTCAGCGCGGCGCTAGAGCGCGCCGCCGCAGCCGGCGCCGCCAAGAGCGAGTTCGTGGCCAACATGAGCCACGAGATCCGCACGCCGATGACGTCGATCCTGGGCTACGCCGAGCTGCTCGAAGAGAAAGAACAGGACCCCGAGAAGCTCCAGTTCCTCTCGATCATCCGCCAGAACGGCGCGTTCCTGCTGGAGATCATCAACGACATCCTCGACCTCTCGAAGATCGAAGCGGGCAAGCTCGAAATCACCCCCGAGCGTTTTGAGCTCGCCACCTTCGTGCACGAGATTCACTCCCTGATGCAGGTCCGCGCCGCGGAGAGCGGCGTCCGCTTCGGCGTCGAGTTCGAGGGCCCCGTGCCGGAAACGCTCCGCAGCGACCCCAAGCGGCTCCGGCAGGTGCTGGTGAATCTCGTCGGCAATGCTCTGAAGTTCACGAAGGACGGCGCCGTTCGATTGGTCGTGAGCCACCGCGGCAACCAAGTCGTCTTCGACGTGATCGACACCGGCATCGGCATGACCGAGGAACAGGTCGCCCAACTCTTCCAGCCGTTCCACCAGGCCGACGCGTCGGTCACGCGGCGCTTCGGGGGCACGGGCCTTGGCCTCGCCATCAGCCATCGCTTGGCCTTGATGCTCGGCGGCGAGATCTCTGTCGTCAGCGAGGCGGGCGCTGGCAGCACCTTCACGCTCAAGCTCGACGCCGGCCCTTCGCCGATGCGGTCGGCTATCCCGGGACCGACCGATAACGGCGACCAGCCGTCGGTGCGTCTGAAGAAGGCTTGCCGGTTGCTCGTCGTCGACGACCGCCGCGACATCCGCTTCCTGGCGGGTCGCATCCTCTCCGGCGCCGGCGCCGAGGTCGAGTACGCCGAGAACGGCTACGAGGCCGTCCAGCTGGTCGAGAGCCAACTGGCGACGCAAACGCAGCCCGACCTGGTGCTGCTCGACATGCAGATGCCGACGATGGATGGCTACCAAGCCGCGGCCGAACTTCGCTCGATGGGCTACAAGAAGCCGATCATCGCCCTCACTGCCGACGCCATGCAAGGTGACATGGACCGCTGCCTGAGCAGCGGCTGCAACGCCTATCTGAGCAAGCCGATCGAGACAGAGAAGATGCTGCGGATGATCAACGAGCACCTGTCGCCCAACGGCAACGCTTGA